The Deltaproteobacteria bacterium genome segment CCATCTCCTTTTCCCCTCTCTCAAAAACCACAGGGAACAATATACCGAGTAAAAGAAGAAAAAGATAAACACCCCCTCCTTCAATACATCTACAGAGCTTCGCAGCATCAAAGGATTAATGAGATAAAATACTGTGGTCCAGAAGGCAGGCTTTGGGCCGAATAGGGACTTTCCTATGAAATAAAGGGGGAATACAGCCAGGATGCTAAAAATAATGGAGATCAACTGGCCTGCCAGCTCGAAATCCCCTGTTATATGGGAAAAAAGAGAGATTAAAAATGGATAGAGGGGAAGCTGGGGCTGGAGCAGGGCCTGAAGATAATCACCATTATAAAAAAGCCTGGCCACAGGTATGTACTGGAAGGCCCCATCTTGGGAGATCAGATAGATCTGGGAAAATGCGTAGAGCCTCAGGATCAGGCCTATAACAAGCAGGGTGACCAAATTCCCCTTATCCTCTTTCGCTAGCTTAAGTCGGAGAAACACCCTCTTTTCTCCTTATCAACTCGGGCCTAAAGGCAATGAGGATCAACTCACCCAATATCCCTCCGGTAAAGTTCATCAAGATGTCCCTGGGGTCATAGACCCTGTTAGGCAAGATCCACTGGATAATCTCGTCCCCACAACCAACAAGGAAGACAAGTGCAGGGATAAAGAAAAAAACCCTCCTCCCCTGGATCATCTCATGCAAGGCAAAGTACAAGAGAACCCCCAATATGGCATACTCCAAAAAGTGGACCCTTTCCTCTGGATACTCGATCTTAGTAAGGATATAGGCGGTGGCCGCTAAGAGACTGACAAGCGATGTAAAAGGTCTCCATCCCCTCCCTTGCTTCAAAAAGAGGTAGATAAGCCCTATGGCTAGCAAGAGAAGGAAAAGATAAACGCCTAAAGAAAAGGATTCGCCTAAGTTGCCCTTCAGAAAATTCAAGATGGGCCTCATTATCGGGAGGGTTGCGTAGATAAAAACCACATAAAAGATCGCCAGATATTGGGCCCTTCTGGGGGGCAGCCATCGTTCTATTTTATGGAAAAGGTCAGCGCCCACCAGTCTCCAACCAGATTCTTTGGCCATCCGTCCTGATCACAATGTTCTCCAATTCATTTGTCCTGAGTACACAACAACCCTTTTCAGAATAGGCCCTTAAGGTCTGAGGATGAGGGGCACCGTAGGGGTTGGGGCCGATAGTCAAAACAGCGATCTCCGGTCCTATGGCCTCAATAAAGGGGTATGTGCTTTTGTGGCCATGGTGCGGTATCTTCACTACATCGCCCTTTAAGCGACCTTTATAAATATCCAACAACACTTTTTCTGCCTTTGGTGTAATATCGCCGG includes the following:
- a CDS encoding VanZ family protein gives rise to the protein MAKESGWRLVGADLFHKIERWLPPRRAQYLAIFYVVFIYATLPIMRPILNFLKGNLGESFSLGVYLFLLLLAIGLIYLFLKQGRGWRPFTSLVSLLAATAYILTKIEYPEERVHFLEYAILGVLLYFALHEMIQGRRVFFFIPALVFLVGCGDEIIQWILPNRVYDPRDILMNFTGGILGELILIAFRPELIRRKEGVSPT